Proteins from a single region of Nitrososphaerales archaeon:
- a CDS encoding DNA primase yields the protein MPDSGIVKYMVRLRIDVDGVVERADVIGAIFGQTEGLFGPEMNLNELQKSWKVGRIEINLESKNDKTHGEVIIPMSTDIGTAALIAAAVESVDKVGPCSARFTLGGIEDVRANKRKQIVDRAKLIVREWSSKTSSEGDNVLKDVTESIKRARVINYGLENLPAGPGVYTSELVFLVEGRADVVLFLRAGIENVVALEGTSVPDSIKELGKKKRLIAVLDGDRGGDLIEKELAQVVRVEKVIRAPPGKEVEELTPIDVINMLRAERGEMPATGGRRERERPAERAAEGPEEPIVAKTREMFPTLNGTLEAVLLDEKLQEVGRYPISELVQKMESAGGAHFLVFDGIVTQRLVDSATKVGVKGIIGHRTGELNAVPDDVRIGTFRDLGLE from the coding sequence TTGCCAGATTCAGGCATAGTAAAGTACATGGTAAGGCTGAGGATTGACGTAGATGGCGTAGTGGAACGAGCGGACGTTATTGGTGCCATCTTCGGTCAGACCGAGGGGCTCTTCGGCCCAGAGATGAACCTGAACGAGCTTCAGAAGAGCTGGAAAGTTGGCAGGATAGAGATCAACCTAGAGTCGAAGAACGACAAGACCCACGGCGAGGTAATCATCCCGATGTCGACTGACATAGGGACGGCCGCCCTCATCGCGGCAGCGGTGGAGAGTGTCGACAAGGTGGGTCCCTGCAGCGCCAGGTTTACGCTTGGCGGGATAGAGGACGTGAGGGCGAACAAGAGAAAGCAGATAGTCGACAGGGCGAAGCTCATAGTCAGGGAATGGAGTTCCAAGACTTCCAGTGAAGGGGACAACGTCCTCAAGGACGTGACCGAGTCAATAAAGAGGGCGAGGGTGATCAACTACGGCCTCGAGAATCTGCCGGCAGGACCGGGCGTCTACACGTCAGAGTTGGTCTTCCTCGTGGAGGGAAGGGCCGACGTCGTGCTCTTCCTGAGGGCTGGAATAGAGAACGTGGTGGCCCTCGAAGGCACAAGCGTGCCAGACTCAATCAAGGAACTCGGGAAGAAGAAGAGGCTCATTGCAGTGCTTGACGGCGACAGGGGCGGGGACCTGATAGAGAAAGAGCTTGCTCAAGTCGTACGCGTCGAGAAGGTGATCAGGGCGCCGCCGGGTAAGGAGGTCGAAGAACTCACCCCAATAGACGTCATCAACATGCTCCGCGCCGAACGGGGGGAGATGCCGGCAACCGGTGGCAGGAGGGAGCGCGAGCGGCCCGCAGAGAGGGCTGCAGAAGGCCCAGAAGAGCCGATCGTCGCCAAGACTCGCGAGATGTTCCCGACTCTGAACGGAACACTCGAAGCCGTATTGCTAGACGAGAAACTCCAGGAGGTCGGAAGGTATCCGATAAGCGAGCTGGTCCAGAAGATGGAATCGGCCGGCGGCGCACACTTCCTGGTCTTCGACGGCATAGTGACGCAGCGCCTAGTTGACTCCGCGACCAAGGTAGGCGTGAAGGGCATCATAGGCCACAGGACAGGAGAGCTCAACGCCGTCCCTGACGACGTGCGAATCGGCACGTTCAGGGATCTCGGGCTAGAGTGA
- a CDS encoding toprim domain-containing protein, which yields MIRARQRRATIKGRRRKTKKTDETRFGEMVDFLRGFVAELNQLSSEGWAVLVEGPRDSMALLSIGYTGRILTMRSISRRGEALPQLAGVVILTDSDREGRQLTARCAKELRRRDVPFSLDQRRRLLAASKGVFRHVENLIRFSEAMET from the coding sequence ATGATCCGGGCTCGTCAGAGACGGGCAACAATCAAAGGTAGGCGAAGAAAGACGAAGAAAACCGACGAGACGCGTTTCGGCGAAATGGTTGACTTTCTGCGGGGCTTTGTGGCGGAGCTCAATCAGCTCTCCTCGGAGGGCTGGGCAGTGCTCGTCGAGGGGCCGAGAGACTCGATGGCTCTGCTTTCCATCGGATACACGGGCCGGATTCTCACCATGAGGTCCATCAGCAGGCGCGGCGAAGCGCTCCCACAACTTGCGGGCGTGGTGATTCTGACCGACTCTGACAGGGAAGGCCGGCAGCTCACCGCGAGGTGCGCAAAGGAGTTACGTCGAAGGGACGTCCCGTTCTCGCTGGACCAACGGAGGAGACTCCTTGCCGCTTCGAAAGGCGTGTTCAGGCACGTTGAGAACCTGATCCGCTTCTCAGAAGCGATGGAAACATAG
- the pheT gene encoding phenylalanine--tRNA ligase subunit beta has protein sequence MPVVRIELKRFSRMVGADQRRAVEGLPYLGLDIEGFDRNSVRVEYSPNRPDFGTDFGIAKALRGLLGREVGLAHYAVRPSGVTVSVDRSLSSIRPYIACATATGLTLDEEDVRQLISLQEDLHNGLGRRRAKAAIGLHDMKALTNQIEYKAVPHSFRFTPLDGKRQMNVSEVLSDTEQGKQYGKIVSRGRLFPMLTDSRGVVLSFPPVVNGNATKLTKKTKNVFIDVTGTHQRIVDDVLAILATTMADIGAKIGSVVVKQQKARRATPDLKVSEVPFDLTLVRDVTGLDLTRQQAVKCLERSRFGVRGNTVLVPRYRLDILHKVDISEEVALGYGIEKITPVYPPSNQPGVFNVFDQFLDKVSDIMAGSGMVELMTYELVDEDSLYGRFGRPSADRIAVESPKSLEHSLLRDSLLPSLMGVLGRNAKEDYPQRVFEIGRVYTRTEGSASEAWHLGCLIAHSQASYTEAKTHLESLTRLIAGGEAETREASHWAFAAGRSAVVRLGKAELGAVGEIKPEALEAFGVKVPVSGFELDLTMLHKQLK, from the coding sequence TTGCCCGTAGTTAGGATTGAGCTGAAGAGGTTCAGCAGGATGGTCGGAGCAGACCAGAGGAGGGCAGTCGAAGGACTTCCGTACCTCGGGCTCGACATCGAGGGCTTCGACAGGAATTCCGTGCGGGTGGAGTACAGCCCAAACAGACCAGATTTCGGGACGGACTTTGGGATTGCGAAGGCACTCAGAGGATTGCTGGGAAGAGAGGTCGGACTCGCACACTACGCCGTCCGCCCGTCGGGGGTCACTGTGTCTGTCGACAGGAGTCTCTCTTCCATCAGGCCTTACATCGCCTGCGCAACAGCCACAGGGCTCACCCTCGATGAAGAGGACGTCAGGCAGCTAATCTCGCTCCAGGAGGATTTGCATAACGGACTCGGGAGGAGGAGGGCGAAAGCTGCGATTGGGTTGCACGACATGAAGGCTCTCACCAACCAGATCGAGTACAAGGCAGTTCCCCATTCGTTCAGGTTCACTCCCCTCGACGGAAAGAGACAGATGAATGTCAGCGAGGTCTTGTCCGATACCGAGCAGGGCAAACAGTACGGCAAGATAGTCTCGCGAGGCCGCCTCTTCCCGATGCTGACAGATTCGAGAGGTGTCGTGCTCTCCTTCCCACCAGTCGTCAATGGCAACGCGACAAAGCTGACGAAGAAGACGAAGAACGTGTTCATTGATGTCACTGGCACACACCAGCGCATCGTCGACGATGTCCTTGCAATCCTCGCCACGACGATGGCCGACATCGGAGCCAAGATAGGCTCCGTTGTTGTCAAGCAACAGAAGGCGAGGCGCGCCACACCCGACCTGAAAGTTTCAGAAGTTCCCTTTGACTTGACTCTCGTCCGCGACGTGACAGGGTTGGACCTCACTAGGCAACAGGCCGTCAAGTGCCTCGAGAGAAGTCGCTTCGGCGTCAGAGGCAACACGGTCCTCGTGCCAAGGTACAGGCTGGACATACTGCACAAAGTGGACATCTCAGAGGAGGTGGCGCTAGGGTACGGCATTGAGAAGATCACCCCCGTCTACCCTCCGAGCAACCAGCCCGGCGTGTTCAACGTGTTCGACCAGTTTCTGGACAAGGTCTCTGACATCATGGCCGGCTCAGGTATGGTCGAGTTAATGACCTACGAACTCGTCGACGAGGACTCGCTCTACGGGAGATTCGGCAGACCTTCTGCGGACAGGATAGCAGTCGAGAGCCCGAAGAGCCTCGAGCACTCTCTCCTGCGCGATTCCCTGCTGCCTTCGCTGATGGGCGTCCTAGGGCGCAACGCGAAGGAAGACTACCCTCAGCGTGTCTTCGAAATTGGGAGGGTCTACACCAGGACAGAGGGGAGCGCCTCTGAAGCCTGGCATCTGGGCTGCCTCATCGCGCACTCACAGGCATCCTACACAGAGGCGAAGACGCACCTGGAGTCGCTCACGCGTTTGATTGCAGGAGGCGAAGCAGAGACCAGGGAAGCAAGCCACTGGGCATTCGCCGCAGGCAGGTCGGCGGTCGTCCGCCTCGGGAAGGCCGAGCTGGGGGCTGTAGGCGAGATAAAACCAGAGGCGCTCGAGGCGTTCGGGGTGAAAGTGCCAGTCTCTGGCTTCGAACTCGACTTGACGATGCTCCACAAACAGCTAAAATAG
- a CDS encoding phenylalanine--tRNA ligase subunit alpha has protein sequence MSSTLHPIEQRVLSALASHGRLGFDSLVKESELKPDQVRRAIEWLSTKKLLAVSESVTRRLEVVGTTPPELTLVTRASQGPTPKTPDQLRADFSPEEYSAAFGRARAAGWITIDQTTSPPVVRVVDSEGPKLLQSLMERISRQVDESSLSEEEAKMAGDLLRRGLLRRSEQRTVSVEITKAGLKARPGTAETDYVDRLTPEVLGAGSWRGKSLRPIDVEAKAPRFYPGRRHPVRDFIREVRETYISMGFTELQGSSIQPAFWNFDALFTPQDHPGREMQDTFYLAGLEDRKIRRSGLVGNVASTHEDGWTTGSRGWGYSWRVEEARRLLLRTHNTVLTIKALSESGNRETRVFAVSKVYRNENLDYKHLAEFHQMDGIIVGEGLNMRHLMGFLTAFYKKLGLRDVKLWPSYFPYTEPSLQVMGYSDVAKDWIELGGSGVFRPEVTRPLGVKVPVLAWGPGIERLMLLRYGLDDLRDLYSSDLSWLRNRVEVARS, from the coding sequence ATGTCATCCACGCTCCATCCCATCGAACAGCGAGTCCTTTCCGCGCTTGCTAGCCACGGCAGGCTCGGCTTCGACTCGCTAGTCAAGGAATCCGAACTCAAGCCCGACCAGGTGAGGCGGGCGATTGAATGGCTCTCAACGAAGAAACTCCTCGCTGTATCCGAGTCGGTCACGCGCAGGCTCGAGGTCGTGGGCACGACGCCCCCTGAACTGACCTTGGTGACGAGGGCGAGCCAGGGTCCCACTCCCAAGACCCCCGACCAGCTAAGGGCTGACTTTTCGCCAGAGGAGTACTCGGCGGCCTTCGGCAGGGCTAGGGCCGCAGGGTGGATAACAATCGACCAGACGACCTCCCCGCCCGTCGTAAGGGTGGTCGACTCTGAGGGACCGAAGCTTCTGCAGTCTCTGATGGAACGGATTTCGAGACAGGTTGACGAGAGCTCACTTTCCGAAGAGGAAGCAAAGATGGCCGGAGATCTCCTCAGAAGAGGCTTACTGAGGAGGAGCGAGCAGAGAACGGTATCCGTCGAGATAACAAAGGCGGGACTCAAGGCCAGGCCGGGCACCGCGGAGACCGACTACGTCGACAGGCTCACCCCCGAGGTCCTTGGAGCTGGCAGCTGGCGAGGGAAGAGCCTGAGGCCAATCGACGTGGAGGCCAAGGCTCCTCGCTTCTACCCAGGCAGACGGCACCCGGTCAGGGACTTCATCAGAGAGGTGCGGGAGACGTACATCTCGATGGGTTTCACCGAACTCCAGGGGAGTAGCATTCAGCCCGCATTCTGGAACTTCGACGCTCTGTTCACCCCTCAGGACCACCCCGGCCGCGAGATGCAGGACACCTTCTACCTCGCCGGTCTGGAGGACAGGAAAATCAGGCGCTCTGGATTGGTGGGCAACGTTGCCTCGACGCACGAGGATGGCTGGACGACAGGCAGCCGCGGGTGGGGGTACTCATGGCGCGTTGAAGAGGCTAGGCGCCTTCTCCTGAGGACCCACAACACTGTCCTGACGATCAAGGCCCTCTCCGAGTCTGGCAACCGGGAAACGCGCGTGTTCGCAGTCAGCAAGGTTTACAGGAATGAAAACCTCGATTACAAGCACCTGGCCGAGTTCCATCAGATGGACGGCATCATCGTGGGAGAAGGTCTCAACATGAGACACCTGATGGGTTTCCTGACGGCGTTCTACAAGAAACTGGGTCTCAGGGACGTAAAGCTCTGGCCGTCGTACTTCCCGTACACGGAGCCATCGCTTCAGGTGATGGGTTACTCCGACGTGGCCAAGGATTGGATTGAACTTGGTGGCTCGGGCGTGTTCAGGCCCGAGGTGACTCGACCCCTCGGCGTCAAGGTGCCGGTGCTCGCATGGGGACCGGGGATAGAGCGATTGATGCTGCTGAGATACGGCCTCGACGACCTCAGGGACCTCTACAGCAGCGACCTTTCGTGGCTCAGGAACAGGGTGGAAGTTGCCCGTAGTTAG
- the trpS gene encoding tryptophan--tRNA ligase, which produces MEKDRLDPWGTSTIKDYTRLEAEFGIDPVSPLLPRFKRLSAHLSRGIDFGQRDLARALDAIDKGKPFAIMSGIKPDGTFHLGNKMTADDMVFFQSLSKKATVYYAIADVEAYCDNGLSLAESAKIAVQNVADILALGLDPERTVVYRQSEEMRVMRFATIFSRGVTNNMLKAIYGERQIGLYFSALIQAGDILMPQLPEFGGPKPVLVPVGADQDPHIRLTRDLASKYKDDFEFIPPSAIYHRLEMGLTGGGKMSKRVPDSGFTLDEGPSSASKKVLSAFTGGRDTIEEQRRLGGRPDICPVFDLYRFHFALNDEHSQRVYDECAGGIRMCGECKQEAAGLVKGFLERHRKKRASMLKDAKDLLEKSRRYLSSGK; this is translated from the coding sequence GTGGAGAAGGACAGGCTGGATCCTTGGGGAACCAGCACAATCAAGGACTACACGCGGCTGGAAGCCGAGTTCGGCATAGACCCGGTCTCTCCGCTCCTTCCCAGGTTCAAGAGACTCAGCGCCCACCTCAGCCGTGGGATTGACTTTGGGCAGCGCGACCTGGCCCGCGCGCTTGACGCAATCGACAAAGGTAAACCCTTCGCGATCATGAGTGGCATCAAGCCGGACGGAACCTTCCATCTCGGGAACAAGATGACCGCGGACGACATGGTGTTCTTCCAATCACTCTCCAAGAAGGCGACCGTGTACTACGCGATAGCCGACGTGGAAGCATATTGCGACAATGGGCTGTCGCTGGCGGAGAGCGCAAAGATCGCTGTCCAGAACGTCGCAGACATCCTCGCCCTCGGGCTCGACCCGGAGAGGACAGTGGTGTACCGACAGAGCGAGGAGATGAGGGTCATGCGGTTTGCCACGATCTTTTCACGCGGGGTGACCAACAATATGTTGAAGGCGATTTACGGCGAGAGGCAGATTGGCCTCTACTTCTCTGCGTTGATACAGGCAGGGGACATCCTGATGCCTCAGCTTCCGGAATTCGGCGGACCAAAGCCGGTCCTCGTTCCCGTCGGAGCGGACCAGGACCCTCACATAAGACTCACAAGGGATCTCGCCTCGAAGTACAAGGACGATTTCGAGTTCATACCGCCCTCCGCCATTTACCACAGGCTCGAGATGGGGCTCACAGGCGGGGGGAAGATGTCGAAGCGCGTCCCAGACTCCGGTTTCACCCTGGACGAGGGACCGAGCTCGGCCTCGAAGAAGGTGCTCAGCGCGTTCACCGGCGGAAGAGATACAATCGAGGAGCAGAGGCGGTTGGGTGGGAGGCCGGACATCTGTCCTGTCTTCGACCTGTACAGATTCCACTTCGCCCTGAACGACGAGCACTCGCAGCGAGTATACGACGAATGCGCCGGAGGCATAAGGATGTGCGGCGAGTGCAAACAGGAGGCGGCAGGCCTCGTGAAGGGCTTCTTGGAGCGCCACCGGAAGAAGCGCGCGTCGATGCTGAAGGACGCAAAGGATCTTCTGGAGAAGAGCAGGCGCTACCTCTCGTCGGGCAAGTGA
- a CDS encoding pantetheine-phosphate adenylyltransferase, whose protein sequence is MKFRTVATGGTFDHLHRGHEALLSKSFEAGEKVVIGVTSDAFAQREGKSPDQTFAERVARLREYLDGRYPGREYAITKLEDHFGPGIASAEVDAIVVSRETASKVSIANEVRASEGFLPLQVVVVDFVLDEDGKPISSTRIRQGEIDREGRRQHR, encoded by the coding sequence TTGAAGTTCAGGACTGTCGCGACTGGGGGTACCTTCGACCATCTACATCGGGGGCACGAGGCCCTGCTCTCGAAGAGCTTCGAGGCGGGGGAGAAGGTCGTGATCGGAGTCACCTCCGACGCATTCGCGCAAAGGGAGGGAAAGAGTCCCGACCAGACGTTCGCGGAGCGGGTAGCGCGCCTCAGGGAGTACCTCGACGGTCGTTATCCGGGCCGCGAGTACGCGATAACAAAGCTCGAGGACCACTTCGGCCCGGGCATCGCTTCGGCCGAAGTCGACGCCATAGTCGTGAGCAGGGAGACGGCGTCCAAGGTGTCTATCGCCAACGAGGTGAGGGCTTCGGAGGGGTTCCTTCCTCTCCAGGTTGTCGTCGTCGATTTCGTGCTCGACGAAGACGGCAAGCCGATCTCCTCAACCAGAATCAGGCAGGGAGAAATCGACAGGGAGGGGAGGCGACAGCACCGCTGA
- the map gene encoding type II methionyl aminopeptidase, translating to MTTPEQYRTSGRITRGVRDVVMESAKPGLGYVDICELVEREIVSRGGAPAFPTGIGVNHVTAHYAPQEDDESVFGEGDLLKVDFGVHVEGYVTDTSVTLTFNPEYELLAEATRSALSAAVETVKKDQRVGEIGRAILREANRFGFKTIQNLTGHTVERYVVHAGKSIPNLYVPNMPSLKKGEVFAIEPFLTLSSAAGYVVDTASVTIYSLAVRKITGVKGLDEFVSRIWEERKTLPFTPRWYVAEYGRGKLDGILKELVRRKVVRSYPILVEASRKPVAQFEHTMALEDDGLVVLT from the coding sequence ATGACAACACCAGAGCAGTATCGGACCTCGGGCAGAATCACTAGAGGGGTCAGGGACGTAGTGATGGAGTCTGCGAAGCCGGGACTCGGCTACGTCGATATCTGCGAGCTCGTCGAGAGGGAGATAGTCAGCCGCGGTGGAGCACCGGCTTTCCCCACGGGAATAGGGGTGAACCATGTGACTGCCCACTACGCCCCGCAGGAGGACGACGAGTCGGTGTTCGGAGAAGGAGACCTGCTCAAGGTCGACTTCGGGGTTCACGTCGAAGGCTACGTCACAGACACCTCGGTGACGCTGACCTTCAACCCGGAGTACGAACTCCTCGCAGAAGCGACCCGGAGCGCTCTCAGCGCGGCTGTTGAGACTGTGAAGAAGGATCAAAGGGTCGGCGAGATTGGGCGCGCAATCCTTCGCGAAGCAAACCGTTTTGGTTTCAAGACGATTCAGAACCTGACGGGACACACTGTCGAGAGGTACGTCGTGCACGCTGGGAAGAGCATACCGAATCTCTATGTGCCGAACATGCCGTCCTTGAAGAAGGGCGAGGTCTTCGCTATCGAGCCTTTTCTCACGCTTTCGTCGGCAGCGGGCTACGTCGTCGACACAGCGTCGGTGACAATCTACTCCTTGGCCGTCAGGAAGATAACGGGTGTGAAGGGCCTCGACGAGTTCGTTTCCAGGATTTGGGAGGAGAGGAAGACGCTCCCGTTCACGCCCAGGTGGTACGTGGCAGAATACGGCAGGGGGAAGCTCGACGGGATTCTAAAGGAGCTGGTGCGCAGGAAGGTCGTCAGGTCCTACCCGATTCTGGTCGAGGCCTCGAGGAAGCCTGTGGCACAGTTCGAGCACACGATGGCGCTGGAAGACGACGGGTTGGTGGTCCTAACTTGA
- a CDS encoding DUF1512 domain-containing protein, whose protein sequence is MSVVSSLPLQIGSDVNTLLYMASLGFFVVYGLYATRIQVYFALNDIGRGLNKLKVMKDKSRKEAIEYLTSVGKAPSDPTQRVDSFLDYVTIMPVDMDPQGIVGKVDHVVSTNNDRVRAEVTSLIGQSNAVTVSISENLLEVATALNQIHKIVRHFYLLGKKTNSYFTLVQLQMLMPMIIQEADALLNAVDSFKVGQPVGDGIGAVIVSRYMVGKEKRVVAKDTVMAISEYKGRKLYVVKAEGPMAYVGQPGVAIKKVVEEMGVKPSAIIMIDAALKLEGEKTGEIAEGVGAAIGGIGVEKFQIEEAATKNKIPLYAILVKQSILEAITVMRKEIAEASDKVIQILNRVIEEKTKEGDEVLVAGIGNTLGVAQ, encoded by the coding sequence TTGTCCGTAGTCAGTTCGCTGCCCCTCCAGATCGGCTCTGATGTAAACACGCTTCTCTACATGGCGAGCCTCGGTTTCTTCGTCGTCTACGGGCTGTACGCGACGAGGATACAGGTCTACTTCGCGCTGAACGACATCGGCCGGGGTCTCAACAAGCTCAAGGTCATGAAGGACAAGTCCAGGAAGGAGGCGATCGAATACCTCACGAGCGTCGGGAAGGCTCCGTCCGACCCGACCCAGAGGGTAGACTCGTTCCTCGACTACGTCACGATCATGCCGGTCGACATGGACCCCCAGGGCATTGTCGGCAAGGTGGACCACGTCGTCTCGACGAACAACGACAGGGTGAGGGCGGAGGTCACTTCACTGATAGGCCAGAGCAACGCCGTGACGGTTTCCATCTCCGAGAACCTGCTTGAGGTGGCCACGGCGCTTAACCAGATACACAAAATTGTGAGGCACTTCTACCTACTCGGGAAGAAGACGAACTCGTACTTCACACTGGTGCAGTTACAGATGCTCATGCCGATGATAATCCAGGAGGCGGACGCTCTCCTCAACGCGGTCGACTCCTTCAAGGTGGGCCAGCCCGTGGGCGACGGGATAGGAGCGGTCATAGTGTCTCGCTACATGGTGGGGAAGGAGAAGAGGGTGGTCGCAAAGGACACAGTGATGGCAATCTCGGAGTACAAGGGAAGGAAGCTCTACGTCGTGAAGGCGGAGGGCCCGATGGCCTACGTCGGCCAGCCTGGGGTTGCGATAAAGAAGGTCGTGGAGGAGATGGGCGTGAAGCCGAGCGCGATAATCATGATAGACGCCGCCCTGAAGCTCGAGGGAGAGAAGACGGGCGAGATAGCGGAGGGTGTGGGCGCAGCGATAGGAGGAATCGGCGTCGAGAAGTTCCAGATAGAGGAGGCAGCAACCAAGAACAAGATACCACTCTACGCGATACTCGTGAAGCAGTCCATACTAGAGGCCATCACGGTGATGAGGAAGGAGATAGCTGAGGCCTCCGACAAGGTGATACAGATACTCAACCGGGTAATCGAGGAGAAGACGAAGGAGGGTGACGAAGTTCTCGTGGCCGGCATAGGCAACACCCTGGGTGTAGCGCAATGA
- a CDS encoding Trm112 family protein: MQRKLLDILACPIDKHYPLELLEFNSKDQLVVDGVLVCSECNRYYPIVDEIPVMLPDNLRDRKEDIAFLERWKGKIPERVAHGGKPWSL, from the coding sequence GTGCAGAGGAAGCTCCTGGACATACTCGCATGCCCCATCGACAAACACTATCCCCTCGAGCTGCTCGAGTTCAACTCGAAGGACCAGCTCGTGGTGGACGGCGTCTTGGTCTGCTCGGAGTGCAACAGGTACTACCCAATAGTCGACGAGATACCAGTCATGCTCCCCGACAATCTCCGCGACAGGAAGGAGGACATCGCGTTCCTGGAGAGATGGAAAGGGAAGATCCCGGAGCGGGTGGCCCACGGCGGCAAGCCTTGGAGCCTCTGA
- a CDS encoding CBS domain-containing protein, protein MSVSVIEPRQLKRIRVQLGMTQAALGKVSGLSQSLIAKIESGQVDPSFSTVKAIAEALRFKIREGGKKASDVMSRPLVSVQTSASLSECIGLMRKHDVSQLPVFSGGQAVGSISEGHIVSLLSNGADPHASLAKPVSKFMEPSYPTVDAGTPLDALYSLFNFVPAVLVTSGEKIEGIITKIDMISAEVK, encoded by the coding sequence ATGTCCGTTTCAGTGATAGAGCCGAGGCAGCTGAAGAGGATAAGGGTCCAGCTGGGAATGACCCAAGCGGCCTTGGGCAAGGTATCGGGCCTGAGCCAGTCCCTCATAGCGAAGATAGAGTCTGGTCAGGTCGACCCCTCCTTTAGCACAGTGAAGGCCATAGCGGAGGCGTTGCGTTTCAAAATCAGGGAAGGAGGCAAGAAGGCCTCAGATGTAATGTCCAGGCCGCTGGTTTCTGTCCAGACCAGCGCGTCTCTCTCCGAGTGCATAGGCCTCATGCGCAAGCACGACGTCTCCCAGCTGCCTGTCTTCTCCGGCGGCCAGGCCGTGGGCTCCATCTCCGAGGGCCACATAGTCTCACTCTTGAGCAACGGGGCCGACCCGCACGCTTCCCTCGCGAAGCCCGTCTCTAAGTTCATGGAGCCAAGCTACCCGACCGTCGACGCAGGAACCCCCCTTGACGCCCTTTACTCACTCTTCAACTTCGTACCCGCAGTCTTGGTGACATCAGGAGAGAAGATAGAGGGAATCATCACCAAGATAGACATGATATCGGCAGAAGTGAAGTAG
- the eif1A gene encoding translation initiation factor eIF-1A produces the protein MGKRKVLSESNLKELVLPEQGELLGRVTKIHSGDHVMVKCTDGKIRLCRIRGKMKRRVWIREHDIVLVAPWDFDDDRADVLWRYIKAHEQWLGQNNYLPPNF, from the coding sequence GTGGGAAAGCGCAAGGTGCTGAGCGAGTCCAACCTGAAGGAGCTAGTCCTCCCCGAGCAGGGGGAGTTGCTCGGAAGGGTCACGAAGATACACAGCGGCGACCACGTGATGGTAAAGTGCACAGACGGGAAGATCAGGTTGTGCAGGATAAGGGGAAAGATGAAGAGGCGCGTCTGGATAAGGGAGCACGACATCGTCCTGGTCGCTCCGTGGGACTTCGACGACGACCGCGCCGACGTCCTCTGGCGCTACATTAAGGCGCACGAGCAGTGGCTCGGACAGAACAACTATCTGCCCCCCAACTTCTGA